A region from the Triticum aestivum cultivar Chinese Spring chromosome 3D, IWGSC CS RefSeq v2.1, whole genome shotgun sequence genome encodes:
- the LOC123074922 gene encoding 40S ribosomal protein S26, which translates to MTFKRRNGGRNKHGRGHVRFIRCDNCAKTVPKDKAIKRYKVQNIVAPEGISYFTKASVLDGYHLPKIYLKERWCIGCAIHKKKIGIRSRKDRKNRAPPEEVRRRGPRPVGQAPRPGGVGGGPGGVGGGSGGTGGAFGAGGAGGGFGAGAPAPNVAGDWPQN; encoded by the exons ATG ACCTTCAAGCGCCGGAACGGCGGCCGCAACAAGCATGGCCGCGGCCACGTCAGGTTCATCCGCTGCGACAACTGCGCCAAGACCGTCCCCAAG GACAAGGCGATCAAGAGGTACAAGGTGCAGAACATCGTGGCACCGGAAGGCATCAGCTACTTCACGAAGGCGTCCGTCCTTGACG GCTACCATCTGCCCAAGATTTACCTCAAGGAGCGCTGGTGCATAGGCTGCGCCATCCATAAGAAGAAGATCGGTATCCGCTCCCGTAAGGACCGCAAGAACCGCGCACCTCCGGAAGAGGTCCGCCGCCGG GGGCCAAGACCTGTGGGCCAagctcctcgtcctggtggcgtcGGCGGGGGTCCTGGTGGTGTCGGCGGGGGTTCTGGTGGTACCGGCGGTGCTTTCGGCGCCGGTGGTGCTGGCGGTGGCTTCGGTGCCGGTGCTCCGGCTCCCAACGTCGCTGGCGACTGGCCCCAGAATTAG